CATTTGCTCAGAAGCGTTGGCTTGTGCCAGGTTCAAGTCTTTAGCAGCGCGTTCAGCGGCTACCAGACCGTCAGCAATTTTTTTCTGACGTTCTTCAATTGCTTGCATGATTGGTGGCCATACATATTTCATGCAGAACCAAACAAACAGTGAAAAAGCAATTGCTTGACCTAGCAGAGTTGCGTTCATATTCACAACAGCTACCCCTCGTTAAGAATCAACTACAAAAATTTAATTAACTATTTAGAAGTTAATTAGCCTGCTAGTTGACCAACAAATGGGTTAGCAAACGTGAATAGTAGTGCGATTACGATACCGATCATTGGAACAGCATCCAATAGACCAGCGATGATGAACATCTTAACTTGTAGCATTGGAGCCATTTCAGGTTGACGCGCAGCGCCTTCTAGGAATTTACCACCAAGAATAGCAAAACCAATTGCAGTACCTACGGCACAAAGACCAACAATGATAGCAACAGCGATTGCTGAAAAACTTAGTACAGTTTCCATTTACGTTCTCCGATTAACATTAATAGTTAGAATAAAGCTTAAAAATTTTTTAGTGATCACTATCTTCATGAGCCATTGATAAGTAAACGATTGTCAACATCAT
Above is a window of Vibrio atlanticus DNA encoding:
- the atpE gene encoding F0F1 ATP synthase subunit C, which produces METVLSFSAIAVAIIVGLCAVGTAIGFAILGGKFLEGAARQPEMAPMLQVKMFIIAGLLDAVPMIGIVIALLFTFANPFVGQLAG